A section of the Pochonia chlamydosporia 170 chromosome 2, whole genome shotgun sequence genome encodes:
- a CDS encoding PLC-like phosphodiesterase (similar to Glarea lozoyensis ATCC 20868 XP_008082246.1) yields the protein MPDHSRYYDDAESVVGCDNEHGLLGDIAYEARPGRLEPLEYSEHRPSSRHSQLITHPVALVLRRLSNTQRLPKRKKLFCFLVVFYLSLVGLIHILGNILHTNFPDDMDRIVHRWIAASAATIGTGNWLSDATKDVYPVHCHSHNDYWRTVPLFDAIAAGCPSVEADVWHQYQDLYVGHRQFQLHADRTLRNLYINPLIEILEKRNGLLPCESPEVCGARPPPDHPLAGVFISDPDQPLILLIDFKTSAQSTWRELQTQLMPLRERNFITYFNGTAIVPGPVIIVASGNAPFANITLNKNYRDVFYDAPLERLADMSTIWPNPNRVNHETRWAEQKGRNQAPSRHSSGSRQAFNTEKVDSYGISNSYYASTSFTRAVGRVWGSRLSQDQLQLIRAQVRGAHQLGLKVRYWGVPAWPIGLRNHIWHILIREGVDMLSVDDLRQATTWDWRKKKGLLF from the exons ATGCCTGATCACTCCCGATATTATGATGACGCAGAGTCTGTGGTTGGTTGCGACAATGAACATGGTCTGCTTGGAGACATTGCGTATGAAGCGAGACCAGGCCGACTCGAGCCACTCGAATACAGCGAGCACCGGCCATCTAGTCGCCACTCCCAACTCATCACACATCCAGTTGCCCTGGTATTACGTCGGTTATCAAATACTCAACGCCTAcccaagaggaagaagctcttctgcttcctggTCGTGTTCTACTTATCACTTGT CGGATTGATTCACATCCTTGGGAACATCCTGCATACTAATTTTCCggatgacatggacaggATAGTCCATCGATGGATCGCTGCCTCGGCGGCAACAATTGGCACTGGGAATTGGCTTTCCGATGCGACGAAAGACGTCTATCCTGTGCATTGTCACTCGCATAATGATTACTGGAGAACTGTCCCGCtatttgatgccattgccgctggCTGTCCAAGCGTGGAAGCAGATGTTTGGCATCAATATCAAGACTTATACGTGGGCCATCGTCAATTCCAGCTCCACGCAGACCGCACCCTTCGAAATTTGTATATCAACCCGCTGATTGAGATTCTTGAGAAACGAAATGGGCTCCTTCCGTGTGAATCTCCAGAAGTATGCGGTGCTCGTCCGCCACCTGATCACCCACTCGCTGGAGTCTTCATTTCTGACCCAGACCAGCCCCTGATACTGCTTATTGATTTTAAGACCTCAGCTCAGTCAACATGGCGGGAGCTTCAAACACAATTGATGCCACTTAGAGAGCGCAATTTTATCACGTACTTTAATGGCACGGCCATTGTTCCTGGCCCCGTCATCATTGTAGCATCAGGCAATGCTCCGTTTGCGAACATAACCCTCAACAAGAACTATCGGGACGTTTTCTACGACGCCCCTTTAGAAAGGCTCGCTGATATGTCCACTATATGGCCAAATCCGAATCGAGTTAATCATGAAACTCGCTGGGCAGAGCAGAAGGGCCGGAACCAGGCACCGAGTCGTCATAGTTCCGGGTCGCGACAAGCTTTCAACACTGAAAAGGTAGACAGCTATGGTATTTCCAATAGCTATTACGCGTCTACCAGTTTCACACGCGCAGTGGGCCGTGTATGGGGATCGAGGTTGTCACAAGATCAACTGCAGCTAATTCGGGCTCAGGTTCGCGGTGCCCATCAGTTGGGTTTAAAGGTGAGGTATTGGGGCGTGCCTGCATGGCCGATAGGACTAAGAAATCACATTTGGCATATTCTAATCAGAGAGGGTGTAGACATGCTAAGTGTTGATGACCTGCGGCAGGCAACGACGTGGGACtggagaaagaaaaaggggCTTCTATTCTGA
- a CDS encoding short chain oxidoreductase protein (similar to Eutypa lata UCREL1 XP_007798966.1): MSGKVSSTWLITGASSGIGKALALEALSTGCKVIGTTRDVGRAETSFPEFSVKGGIWKELDPGHNDSFAQFSSCCREYGVDVLVNNAAYAFIGGVEDTSESEVREQMEVNFYGPIRALKACLPTMRAKKSGNIVLISSAAGFISRPARGTYSASKFAIEAIHESLAQEVQSFGIKVLIVEPGAFRTPFSSRIITPAQYASKGGLSDVYKGTVVDQMLSGTRDMMSIPDFVKGDPDKAASAIVNAVRNGHEYLRMPLGPDSVRALESKLGSLKEDLEATRSIANSTDVN; this comes from the exons ATGTCAGGAAAAGTTTCGTCAACTTGGCTAATTACTGGCGCCTCATCAGGCATTGGAAAGGCCCTTGCATTGGAGGCTCTGAGTACTGGATGTAAAGTTATCGGAACAACTCGCGACGTTGGCAGAGCCGAGACTTCTTTTCCTGAGTTTTCTGTGAAAGGCGGCATTTGGAAGGAGTTGGATCCTGGCCACAACGACTCGTTCGCACAGTTCTCCAGCTGCTGTCGAGAGTATGGTGTGGATGTGTTGGTAAACAACGCTGCGTACGCCTTTATTGGAGGCGTCGAAGATACAAG CGAGAGCGAGGTACGAGAGCAAATGGAAGTCAATTTCTACGGACCAATCCGTGCTCTCAAGGCATGCCTGCCAACAATGAGAGCCAAGAAATCTGGAAACATCGTTCTCATCAGCAGTGCGGCTGG GTTCATTTCACGTCCCGCCAGAGGAACGTACTCGGCCAGCAAATttgccattgaagccattcacGAATCTCTCGCCCAAGAAGTCCAGagctttggcatcaaagtcCTTATCGTGGAGCCAGGTGCATTTCGCACACCATTCTCGAGCAGAATTATCACGCCTGCCCAGTACGCGTCGAAAGGGGGGTTAAGTGACGTATACAAGGGAACTGTGGTCGACCAAATGCTTTCTGGAACTCGGGATATGATGTCAATCCCCGACTTTGTCAAAGGTGACCCTGATAAAGCAGCCAGTGCAATTGTAAACGCCGTCAGAAACGGACATGAGTATCTGCGCATGCCGCTTGGTCCGGATAGTGTTCGTGCATTAGAATCCAAACTTGGCAGTTTGAAAGAGGATTTAGAGGCTACTAGGTCGATTGCTAACTCGACAGATGTTAACTAA